One stretch of Halapricum desulfuricans DNA includes these proteins:
- a CDS encoding CDP-alcohol phosphatidyltransferase family protein has translation MTLDRYRSLADRALEPFVTAAARLGLTPNGVSVLAIAVAAAAAGAFYLGGDEPLLYGIGAVLVFVNGWLDLLDGALARRLDAASEAGDLLDHVLDRYADILIIAGLAAGIGRYDLGLAAVTGVLMTSYLGTQAQAVGLDRVYGGLLGRADRLALIGVVGALAVGLTDPIRGFTVIGWLLIVFAVVGHVTALQRFYYAMGDLR, from the coding sequence ATGACACTGGATAGATACCGCTCGCTCGCCGATCGCGCGCTCGAACCGTTCGTGACCGCCGCAGCGAGACTCGGCCTCACCCCCAACGGCGTGAGCGTCCTCGCGATCGCCGTGGCCGCGGCCGCGGCCGGGGCGTTCTATCTCGGCGGCGACGAGCCGCTGTTGTACGGCATCGGCGCCGTGCTCGTGTTCGTCAACGGCTGGCTCGACCTGCTCGACGGCGCGCTTGCCCGCCGACTCGACGCCGCCTCCGAGGCCGGCGACCTGCTGGATCACGTCCTCGATCGCTACGCCGACATCCTGATCATCGCCGGACTCGCGGCCGGGATCGGCCGGTACGACCTCGGGCTGGCCGCGGTGACGGGCGTGTTGATGACCTCGTATCTCGGAACGCAGGCCCAGGCGGTCGGTCTCGATCGGGTGTACGGCGGCCTCCTGGGACGGGCCGACCGGCTCGCGCTGATCGGCGTCGTCGGCGCGCTCGCAGTCGGCCTCACCGACCCGATCCGGGGGTTCACGGTCATCGGGTGGCTGCTGATCGTCTTCGCGGTCGTCGGTCACGTCACCGCGCTCCAGCGGTTCTACTATGCGATGGGCGACCTGCGGTGA
- a CDS encoding adenylate kinase family protein, with the protein MRVAVTGTPGTGKTTATDLLASDFEVIHLNEVIRERELTTGRDDERDTLITDLDAVASWLDDREDVVVESHLAHEFDADRVIVLRCAPEVIERRLRERGESAESARENAESEALDVILGHAVQNHGEDAVYEIDTTDRTPEAVAAEIDAVIAGEREPSAGTVDYTDYLR; encoded by the coding sequence ATGAGAGTCGCAGTCACCGGGACGCCCGGGACGGGCAAGACGACCGCGACGGACCTGCTCGCGTCAGACTTCGAGGTGATCCACCTCAACGAGGTCATCCGCGAGCGGGAGCTGACGACCGGGCGCGACGACGAGCGAGACACGCTGATAACCGATCTGGACGCCGTCGCGTCGTGGCTGGACGACCGCGAGGACGTCGTCGTCGAGTCCCATCTGGCTCACGAGTTCGACGCCGACCGGGTGATCGTCCTGCGGTGTGCGCCCGAGGTGATCGAACGCCGGCTTCGAGAGCGCGGCGAGTCGGCCGAGTCTGCCCGCGAGAACGCCGAAAGTGAGGCGCTGGACGTGATACTCGGTCACGCCGTCCAGAACCACGGTGAAGACGCCGTCTACGAGATCGACACGACTGATCGCACGCCCGAGGCGGTCGCGGCCGAGATCGACGCCGTGATCGCCGGCGAGCGCGAACCGAGTGCCGGAACCGTCGATTACACCGATTACCTGCGATGA